The region TTGTTGCTGGAAGCCCACGCGCTGGACAATGGGCAAATGGTGTATGACTTTGGCCTGATGAAAGGTACGATTCGCGATGTGATTGATGCATTCGATCATGCCATCGCCTTTTGGGATAAGGATGATCCGGTCTACATCAATTACTGCAAACAATTCTCGGCCCGTTGGATCGGCATTCCGGTGTCTCCTTCTGCCGAACAGTTTTCACGCCTGTTCTTTGTGCTGGTTGATGCCATCATGCAAAACACTGTTATGCGGAATGGTGAACCGGACGATGTCAAACTGCATTCCGTCATTGTGCACGAAACCGAAACCGGCTATGCACAAGCCTTTCGAGATGATGCCTATAACTTGCGAATGGGTGAAATCAAACTGTCCGACATCTTATTCTCAGAACAAGTCAAACAAGAATGGGGCAACCCGGCAATGTTCGACCAACTGTTGGCCGGTGAACGCTTCATCAATCCGGATGTCGCCCTGCAGGTGAACGTTGCAGAAGACTAGCCTCCACAAGACGGGGCACAGATCAGTTCAAGCAAGGGATTACAACCAACTGTTGCGACTTTGACGCGATTGCTGTAAGGCAAAACCGAGCAGGAACACCAACATCAACCATGGCCACAGATCCGCCATGGCGTGTGACATACCATTAAAATTGGCCAATTGCACGTTAGGTCGACGGAACAGGGCCAGTGCAGCACCCGCACTGGCTTTCAGCGGCCACAACCAATCCACCAGCAAGCTGGTCAGAATGGCAATAAAGCAGGTCAGCGCACGTGGAGCCATCGCCAATTTCAACAACAAGGGCAATAACACCATGGCAGCCAGCAGGCCGCTGACGGTTCGCCAGTTCAACCATTGAAATAGCGCAAACGGCTTCAACAACATACCGGCCATGGCCAGTTTGATCACCAATGCAATCGATACGATCAACAGCATGGCCACCAGCCAGAAACGTCGATGCTGCACCAGTAGCGACACCATCAGCCCTACTATCAGCAAATTGAACATGGCGTCACTGGCTTCCAGCAATTGCAGGAACAAGCTGGGGTCCTGCAGGGGCGATTGGAAGGGCTGTGGCAAGCCACCCGGTCGGAACACGACTCCAAACAACGGGATCGCCGGATCAAGTTGGGTAATGAACCAGCTGATCAATAGAACCAAGCCAAAATCAGCCCAACCGCCTCCGACAAACCAGTGATGGCGGAGCAGATTCAAACGTCGGACGATTGTCCTTGAACCAATCCCCCAAGCAAACCAAGCACCGATTACACCACCCAATGTGTTATGAAAAATGTCCAGATTGGAAGGCACCCGATTGGGTAGAAACATTTGTACCGATTCCACACTGAAGCTCAATGTGGCACTCAGCAGCACTGCCAATAAAAAAGCGCCCATTCCGGCCAGACGTGGCCGGAACAGGCTGAACAATGCTCCCCCCAGTGGCACATAGGCCAGCACATTCAGAATGTCATCAATACGCGACTGATAATAGGGGGTGGGGTAGCCCAGAAACGCCCACAACGGCGTACTAGGCCAACGCCAAGCAGAAAAAGGGTACAAGCTGACCAATAAAATGATCAGAGCGTAAATCCACGAGAAGTGGCGAGAGAGGTATGAACGCGGCGCCTCGCGGGCCAGTAGCGCTATTGGCGTTTGCCAGGGCATGAAAACGGGCTTCATTGCAGATCGCAGTACCGCAACCAGAACCAGCTGGTACCGCGATCATTCCATACAGATTGCCATTGCTGAGTGGCATCTCAACGCGAGACCACTTCAGCCCACAAAGTCGCCATCAAACGGCGCGTACGCGCATCCAGCGGCATCATGGCTTCGAGCTTACCGGAAGCCGACTTATCTGGAAAGATCACAACGTTGCGCTGAAGTTCTGGTGCGATATATGGCAAAGCCGCACGATTGGGATTACCAGCCCCCACCAGGTTGGTCAGCTCGGCACTATTGCGGCCATCCAGCATGAAGTTGATGAACTTATAGGCCAGATCCGGTCGCGGTGCATCCTTAAGAATCACCATGCTGTCCATGGCCCAACTGGCCCCCTCTTTTGGTAGAATGGCACGGATACGTGCACCCTCCTGGCCGGTCTGCTGGTCTGCAAGAAAGAAATCATTGGAATACCCCAAGGCCAGCCAGACTTTCCCATTCGCCAACCGATTGGCGTAGTTGTAGGAGTCAAACCCTGCCCAATAGGGTTTGGCACGTTGAATCAATCGTTGCGCCTCGCGCCAGTGACGTTCATCGTCCGAATTGGCCGGGTAGCCCAGGTAATGCAAGGCAGCACTGAATACTTCGCGGGAATCATCCAGCACCGATACCTTGCCCTTCAGCGGTTCAAGCTTCTGCGGTTCAAATACCACCGCCCACGAATCCACCTGAATCCCCAATTCGGCCAGTTTCGTCTCGTTATAACCAATCACAGTTGTCGTGTAGGAATACGGCACCGAATAGCGATTGCTTGGATCAAACGGACGCCCCAGATAGGTAGGGGAAAAATTGGCAAAGTGACGAACCTGTTTGCGATCCAATGCTTGCAAATAGCCTTTGCGGATCAACTCTGGCAGCACAAAATCACTAGGTACCAACACATCATAAACCGGCCCACGAGCGGTCAGTTTTGCCTGCATCTCGTCCATACCTGCGTAGAAATCCTGTATCACCTTGCACTTGCAATACTCTTCAAAACGCTTGATGGTCTGTGGTGCAATGTAATTGTTCCAGTTGTAGAGATGAAGCGCATCCGCAGCATGCCCCCAAGCGGAGAGACAGGACAAAGTCACGGCAATCCAGAAACGTGTCATCAGGAGACCCTGCGTTATGAAGAAAAGATGGCGCACCAACGTGATCTGGCACGGAATATTCGGACAAAACCCGCAGCCGCGATTGTAAAGGCAATCGGGGGTGACCACGATACTTTGTCGCAACCAGCCGGCTTGCGCTGCCCCTCGTCCCGTCTGGTGAAAAAAGAAAACACCGCAACGTGCGGTGCTTCGGCTGATCCCTACAATGTCGATCAGTAGTTGCTGCGAACCGCTTGCGCCTTGTCGTACCATTGCTGTGCCTGCGCGGTATCAATCTGCTCACCCAGCTCACCATGTTCATAGATGGCACCAAGGCGTTCCATAGCCAGATCATTACCGCCATCTGCCGCCTTGCGATACCACTTCAGTGCATTCAGCGCACTACGCGGCACCCCCCAACCTTTTTCATAGAACTCACCCAAGTTATACATGGCCAGCGGCAGACCTTTATCAGCTGCAATAGCATACCAACGCAAGGCTTCACCATAGTTTTGCGATACACCCTGTCCTTCCTGATACATCCCCCCTACATTATTGATGGCCATCAGGTCGCCTTGCGCTGCCGCCTGTTTGAATGCCTCCAGCGCCTTTCCAAAATCCTGCTTCGCCCCCTGGCCGGTGTAATACATGTATCCAACATTGGTTTGTGCTGCGGCATTTCCTTGGTCGGCCGATTTACGGAACCACTCAAAAGCCTTTCCCAAATCCTGTGCCACCCCATTACCCACCCGGTACAACCATCCCAGGTTTTGTTGTGCCTCTGCATCGCCCTGCTCTGCTGATTGCCGGAACCATGCCACAGCCTGTGTCGAATCAGCCTTCACTCCATAGCCTTGAAGATACATGAAACCAATATACTTTTGGGCTTGTGCATTGCCATGCTTAGCCAGTGTCTTGAACTCTTTCATTGCAGCTTCATACTTTTGCGCCCGATAGGCACGTAAACCCGAATCGAGATCCGCCCAGGCCGGGGTACTCAGAACCATTACCAGCAACGTTGGCAACAACGCCTTTCCAAAACGAAATACCATATCGACTCTCCCTAGCATCCGCTCAAGATCATGTCCTTACCATTAAACACCAACTTGCCCATGCAATCCCGACATCATATTAAAGCTTTTACACTAATCCAATCAATGTAAAACAACAAGCGTCTGAATTACATGGAAAAGTACTAATAATTAGGGCAAACTAGGGAATTCCACGGTGACACACAGGAATGTGCAAAGTGGCAAACTCAAGACAGCAACAAGAAACATGCCAACAAGCGACAGAACGCTGGCATCCACTCCCAATGAAAACTTCGGGCATGAAGCATGCTGGCCATCTTGCAAGCATCAGCCTAACTAAACACGTATCAGTAAGGGTTTGTATGAGACAGACCAAATCGGATTCAGCGTAACAGCACCAACACCGCCAACAAACCCACGATGACTGCCAACAACCAGTTCTGCCGCTTCTGTTCTCGCATCAGCTGAATATAGGCTTGTTTCATCACGTCACCCTGATTGTTCGATAGTGCTTCGTGCAAACGGCGGGGCAATTCCGGTAACAAAGCAGCAAACTGTGGACCCTCGCGCTTGAGATTGCGTACCAAAGCCTCAAATCCAAACTGCTCATGCATCCAACGCTCCAGAAACGGCTTGGCCGTCTGCCACAGATCCAGATCTGGATTCAGCTGCCGACCCAAACCTTCAACGTTCAACAACGTTTTTTGCAACAACACCAATTGCGGTTGTATCTCTACATTGAAGCGGCGTGAAGTTTCAAATAACCTTAGCAACACCTGTCCGAAGGAAATTTCAGACAATGGTCTGTCAAAAATCGGTTCACAGACTGTCCGTACCGCAGCTTCCAGCTCTTCAACGCGGGTTTCAGGCGGCACCCAGCCAGACTCAATATGGGCAGTAGCGACACGTTTGTAGTCGCGATTGAAGAAAGCCAGAAAATTCACCGCCAGATAGTGCTTGTCAAAATCAGTCAGTGTGCCGACTATGCCAAAATCCAGTGCAATATAGCGCCCATCCGCCGCTGCAAAGATATTACCTGGATGCATGTCTGCGTGAAAAAAACCGTCGCGGAACACCTGGGTAAAGAAGATTTCGACACCGTAGCGACTCAGCTTCTTCAAATCAATTCCATCTGCACGAAGCCTGTCGATTTGTCCTATTGGCGTACCACGCATCCATTGCAGCACCATGACTTCACGTGAACAGTAGTCCCAATGTACTTCCGGCACGATCAACATATGCGAATGCAGAAAGTTACGACGCAACTGACTGGCATTCGCAGCTTCCCGCATCAAATCCAGTTCATCATGCAGATGCTTGTCAAATTCAGCGACAACTTCACGTGGCCGTAAGCGCTTACCGTCCGAAAACAGCCATTCGACCAAACCAGCCATGATGCGCATCAATGCCAAGTCTTGATCAATGATGGGCAAAATACCAGGTCGCAGAATCTTGACCGCCACCTCCTGATCGTCCGGCAGCACGGCATAATGCACCTGCGCCACGGAAGCACTGGCCACAGGTTTTTCATCGAAGCGTTTGAACACAACTTCCGGCGGCAACCCCAAGTTACGCAACAGCACTTCACGTGCCAAAGCACTATCAAATGACGGGACCCGATCTTGCAAGCGCGCCAACTCATCTGCAATATCTGGAGGCATGAGATCGCGTCGCGTTGACAGTACCTGCCCAAACTTGACGAAGATGGGGCCCAAACGCTCCAATGCACGCCGTAAACGAACGGCCCGCGGTGTGGATAGATCGCGCCAGAACAATACTCCCCGTACCAATGCACGCAAGCCACGAACCCGCTCATGCCCCAACAAAAATTCATCCAGCCCGTAAGCAAACACCACATGGATAATCTTGAACAGTCTTAACAGGAACATGACTTGAAACAGGCTGGTTAATAAAGAAATTGAATGTAAAAGTAACTAATATCTTGCCAGTGATTCAAATGGGGTAATGTTAACTGGATTGCTTTAAATCCATAGCCAACCGTGATAAGCGCTTCTCGGCACGCTCAACGTCATCGCGTAATTGATCGACCTTAGACAAGAAATCTGCTATGTCATCCGGCTTGGCAAGCAGTGGTGCATCCTCAGTCCAGTGCTCGGTGTATTGCTTGGCAAGACGTGAAGCAAACTCGCCCCGTGTACCGAACAGGTCCGCACCCAATTGGGTAATCCGATGTGCCAGAACATCCCCTACCAAGCGCGACAGATCTTCCTCTGCATCCCAACGCAATGCCTTGAGCACCTTTCCGACTTCCGCCCCCAAGGTCGCATCCCCCTCAATTGCAATATCACGGTATGCCGCTTCATCCTTCAGCGCCAATCTGGGTAGCAGGCTGAAATGAAATTGCAAGGTGGTATCCGGCTCAGCATCCGTTGCCTGTAATACGCCATCCTCACTCACCAAAAAGCAGATTTGCAAAGGCAGCGCCATAATAGCCACAACCTTACCAGCGTGCATTGCCATCTGTGCCCGCAAAGAGGATTGCTGAGCCAGTAGATGATTCAAGGGTGCAAGCAACATAGCGGGAGACCCCAAAAAGTTGAATGATCAGATCGTGCATTCAAAAAAACAGACAGCCTTGACTATCCAGCTGACCTTGCTGACGCTAACTTCCGCATTTTATGACTGATGGGAATCGGCTCGGCTAGTGACCACTACCAGACAGACTGAGCAATGCAGTACCACCAATAATCAACAACAGGCCACAGATTTTCATCCACCCCATTGATTCACCAAACAGTACAACACCAACCACAGCGACAATCGCCATGCCCACCCCACTCCAGATGGCGTAAACCACACCCACTTCTAGCTTTTTCAGCACCAGACCCAATAACCAGAACGAAACACAATATCCGGTCACCACCATTAGTGCGGGCAACCAGCGGGTCATACCTGCCGAAGCCTTGAGTGAGCTGGTCGCGATGGTTTCAGCCACAATCGCCAAAGCCAGCAGCCCCCATACACCTATCTGGGAAATCAGAATTTATATCCTTTATGCAACGCCACCACGCCAGCAGTCAGATTGTGATAATCCACACGATCAAAACCAGCATCACTCATCATCTGTTTCAACTCTTCCTGCCCCGGATGCATGCGAATCGACTCTGCCAAATAACGGTAGCTATCCGGATCATTGGCAATCAGCTTGCCCATGATCGGCAAAGCCTTAAAAGAGTAAAGATCGTAAACCGGGGACAATGGCTTCCAGACTTTGGAAAACTCCAGTACCAGCAAGCGTCCGCCTGGCTTCACGACACGGTACATTTCCTTCAACGCCAGATGCTTGTGGGTCATGTTCCGCAGACCAAACGCCACCGTAACACAATCGAAATAATTGTCAGGGAAAGGTAGTTTTTCTGCATCGCACTGCGCAACGGGCAGCAAAACCCCTTTATCCAGTAAACGATCCCGTCCCACCGTCAACATCGAACTGTTGATATCCGTCAGCCAAACTTGCCCTGTCGGTCCAACCTTTTTACTGAATGCATGCGAAAGATCTCCCGTGCCGCCAGCAATATCCAATACACGAGCACCTTGTCGCACCCCAGCCTGCTCAATGGCGAACACTTTCCATAGCCGATGCAATCCACCGGACATCAAGTCGTTCATCACATCATATTTTTGGGCAACCGAATGAAACACGCCCGCTACCTTGCGGGCTTTTTCCGATTCATCAACCGTCTCGAAGCCAAAGTGTGTCTGTTTATCAGTCATGATGGGTCTCGTGATGCACCCGCCGAATCAAGGCGGGCAAGGTAATCCTGCCAATTGGCAGCTTGGTTGACACCAAGCTGATATAAGTAATCCCATGAATACAGGCCGGAATCATGTCCATCATCAAACACCAACTTGATTGCATAATGCCCAACCGGTTCAATCGCCCGAATATTGATCTGTCGTTTGCCAACCTGCAATACAGCTTGGTCTGGCGAGTGGCCACGTACCGCCGCCGAGGGCGAAAACACTCGAAGGTACTCGCAAGGCAGTTCGAAACGCACTTGATCGGGAAACACCAGCTCCAAGATATGGGATTGCTGATGTAAACGGATTTCGGTTGGGATGGGA is a window of Chitinivorax sp. B DNA encoding:
- a CDS encoding 6-carboxytetrahydropterin synthase; translated protein: MLIRKLFKFENAHIVRNCTSDRCRRSIHGHSYKVELLLEAHALDNGQMVYDFGLMKGTIRDVIDAFDHAIAFWDKDDPVYINYCKQFSARWIGIPVSPSAEQFSRLFFVLVDAIMQNTVMRNGEPDDVKLHSVIVHETETGYAQAFRDDAYNLRMGEIKLSDILFSEQVKQEWGNPAMFDQLLAGERFINPDVALQVNVAED
- a CDS encoding VanZ family protein; this encodes MPWQTPIALLAREAPRSYLSRHFSWIYALIILLVSLYPFSAWRWPSTPLWAFLGYPTPYYQSRIDDILNVLAYVPLGGALFSLFRPRLAGMGAFLLAVLLSATLSFSVESVQMFLPNRVPSNLDIFHNTLGGVIGAWFAWGIGSRTIVRRLNLLRHHWFVGGGWADFGLVLLISWFITQLDPAIPLFGVVFRPGGLPQPFQSPLQDPSLFLQLLEASDAMFNLLIVGLMVSLLVQHRRFWLVAMLLIVSIALVIKLAMAGMLLKPFALFQWLNWRTVSGLLAAMVLLPLLLKLAMAPRALTCFIAILTSLLVDWLWPLKASAGAALALFRRPNVQLANFNGMSHAMADLWPWLMLVFLLGFALQQSRQSRNSWL
- a CDS encoding spermidine/putrescine ABC transporter substrate-binding protein, with product MTRFWIAVTLSCLSAWGHAADALHLYNWNNYIAPQTIKRFEEYCKCKVIQDFYAGMDEMQAKLTARGPVYDVLVPSDFVLPELIRKGYLQALDRKQVRHFANFSPTYLGRPFDPSNRYSVPYSYTTTVIGYNETKLAELGIQVDSWAVVFEPQKLEPLKGKVSVLDDSREVFSAALHYLGYPANSDDERHWREAQRLIQRAKPYWAGFDSYNYANRLANGKVWLALGYSNDFFLADQQTGQEGARIRAILPKEGASWAMDSMVILKDAPRPDLAYKFINFMLDGRNSAELTNLVGAGNPNRAALPYIAPELQRNVVIFPDKSASGKLEAMMPLDARTRRLMATLWAEVVSR
- a CDS encoding tetratricopeptide repeat protein: MVFRFGKALLPTLLVMVLSTPAWADLDSGLRAYRAQKYEAAMKEFKTLAKHGNAQAQKYIGFMYLQGYGVKADSTQAVAWFRQSAEQGDAEAQQNLGWLYRVGNGVAQDLGKAFEWFRKSADQGNAAAQTNVGYMYYTGQGAKQDFGKALEAFKQAAAQGDLMAINNVGGMYQEGQGVSQNYGEALRWYAIAADKGLPLAMYNLGEFYEKGWGVPRSALNALKWYRKAADGGNDLAMERLGAIYEHGELGEQIDTAQAQQWYDKAQAVRSNY
- the ubiB gene encoding ubiquinone biosynthesis regulatory protein kinase UbiB → MFLLRLFKIIHVVFAYGLDEFLLGHERVRGLRALVRGVLFWRDLSTPRAVRLRRALERLGPIFVKFGQVLSTRRDLMPPDIADELARLQDRVPSFDSALAREVLLRNLGLPPEVVFKRFDEKPVASASVAQVHYAVLPDDQEVAVKILRPGILPIIDQDLALMRIMAGLVEWLFSDGKRLRPREVVAEFDKHLHDELDLMREAANASQLRRNFLHSHMLIVPEVHWDYCSREVMVLQWMRGTPIGQIDRLRADGIDLKKLSRYGVEIFFTQVFRDGFFHADMHPGNIFAAADGRYIALDFGIVGTLTDFDKHYLAVNFLAFFNRDYKRVATAHIESGWVPPETRVEELEAAVRTVCEPIFDRPLSEISFGQVLLRLFETSRRFNVEIQPQLVLLQKTLLNVEGLGRQLNPDLDLWQTAKPFLERWMHEQFGFEALVRNLKREGPQFAALLPELPRRLHEALSNNQGDVMKQAYIQLMREQKRQNWLLAVIVGLLAVLVLLR
- a CDS encoding sterol-binding protein, translating into MLLAPLNHLLAQQSSLRAQMAMHAGKVVAIMALPLQICFLVSEDGVLQATDAEPDTTLQFHFSLLPRLALKDEAAYRDIAIEGDATLGAEVGKVLKALRWDAEEDLSRLVGDVLAHRITQLGADLFGTRGEFASRLAKQYTEHWTEDAPLLAKPDDIADFLSKVDQLRDDVERAEKRLSRLAMDLKQSS
- a CDS encoding multidrug efflux SMR transporter, translating into MLISQIGVWGLLALAIVAETIATSSLKASAGMTRWLPALMVVTGYCVSFWLLGLVLKKLEVGVVYAIWSGVGMAIVAVVGVVLFGESMGWMKICGLLLIIGGTALLSLSGSGH
- the ubiE gene encoding bifunctional demethylmenaquinone methyltransferase/2-methoxy-6-polyprenyl-1,4-benzoquinol methylase UbiE, with the protein product MTDKQTHFGFETVDESEKARKVAGVFHSVAQKYDVMNDLMSGGLHRLWKVFAIEQAGVRQGARVLDIAGGTGDLSHAFSKKVGPTGQVWLTDINSSMLTVGRDRLLDKGVLLPVAQCDAEKLPFPDNYFDCVTVAFGLRNMTHKHLALKEMYRVVKPGGRLLVLEFSKVWKPLSPVYDLYSFKALPIMGKLIANDPDSYRYLAESIRMHPGQEELKQMMSDAGFDRVDYHNLTAGVVALHKGYKF
- a CDS encoding DUF971 domain-containing protein; the protein is MAGLSHTTPIPTEIRLHQQSHILELVFPDQVRFELPCEYLRVFSPSAAVRGHSPDQAVLQVGKRQINIRAIEPVGHYAIKLVFDDGHDSGLYSWDYLYQLGVNQAANWQDYLARLDSAGASRDPS